The Sphaerisporangium siamense genome includes the window GGGAACGGAGAGCGGATCTCGGTCAGGGCATGGAATTCGCATCGATTTGGAAAACAGCAGGCGCGGCCGATGGCGGTAATGTGCCCCGTATTACCGGCCGAAATCGGGAAACCCGGGCCGGGTTTTCCGTCCGGGTGCGAGTGCGGTGATCTAGCTGCTCAGCCGCATGATCGTGACGTTGTGCGGCGTCTGTGGTCGCTGGTGTCGCCTAAGGGAAATCTGCGGAAGCATCCTACTTCGGCGTGATTTTTCAGCCGTAGCGATATGGGGGCATATTTCGGGATGCACACGCGCTCATCGGACCGGTATCCCTGGGCAATACGGTCCCGGCGGCGAAAAGTGAAAGGCCTCGCGGCGGAAGCCGGGCCGTGCTGGGGTTGGCTCTCAGCAAAGGGGCGAAATACGGGATCTCTCGGCAAAAGTGCCGAACATGATGAAGACGGCGCCCGCTCGTCCGGCGGCGCGCCGTCTTCCTAAGCCTGGGCCCTCGGCCCGGACGCTGTTCCGGCGGCCGCTCAGGCGCTGGTGACCATGAGGGCGAGGCCGATCAGTACGATAATGGGGATCAGCCACATCACGACCTCTACTGCGAACTCCTTGTACACGTCCTTCTCCTCACGATGATCCGTAGCGCCGCGAATGGCTCCGATGCAGCTTAACCGGCCCACCGCACCGAAACGAGAGCCCCACCACCGTCCCCGTGGCCTCGCCGGGGCACCGGCGCGAAAGATCTATCTCATGGCACGTCCCGGAAGTCGTGGTGAGGTCGACCCCGCCGGACGCGTTCATCCGGAGATCGCCGCGTAAGGCCCTTCTCGGCGAAGCGGTTCCAGACCGCTACGACGGCAAGGGAGACGGCGAGCAGCGCGACGCTTCCGGCGATGTCGAGTACGTAGTGGTTTCCCGTGACGAGCACGACCGCCACCATGCCCAGCGGGAAGATCCACGCCAGCGGCGCTCCGCGCGGGTGGGAGTCGCGCAGCGCGTACCACACGGCGTACGCGCACCACAGCGACCAGCCGACGTGCATGCTGGGCATCGCGGTGAACACACTGGCGCCGCCGGACGCGTCCCGGGTGGCGTGGCCGCCGAAGATGTCGTACGTGGCGATGATGTCGACGACGCCCGGGAGCGCGAACCGCGGCGGCGACATGGGCACCGCCCAGTAGACGGGCAGCACGAGGATGGTCATCGCCACGAGGGTCCGGCGCACCCTGAGGTAGACCTCGGCGTGCCGGACGAAGACCCACACGAGCACACCGAAGAGTGCGAGGTAGTAGAGGCGGTAGTAGTACACCGCCGGCTGGATCAGGAACGGATGTTCGGTCAGCCATCGGTTCGCCCCCAGCGCGATGTCCAGGTGGAGGGCGCGCTCGATGGACTGCAGGGTCAGGGCGTTGGCGGTCGCGACCGCGGCGTCCGTCGCCACGACGGCGTGAACCCGCGAGAACAGCAGGATCACCAGCAGCAGGAAGGCCGCTTCCACGAGCGGGGCCGGGCGCCCGCCGCCTCTGCCGGCGAGTACGGCGGACCGGACGCCCGAGAGCAGGCGCGATAAGCCGCCGGGGTCCACCTCACGCGAATTGATCATGGCTCTTTGGACGGAGCCCGCGCGCCGGAAGTTCGCGCCTACCCCGGGGTGATCACTTCTCGAAGAGGTGGGCGTTCACCTGGCGGGCTTCGGAGGCCAGGGAGGGCACCTCCGTCACCTGGCGGCCGGACCGGCGGAGGGTCTCCGTGCCGGTGCAGTCGGCGAAGAGGTCGGGTTCGCGCCAGGCGAAGACGACGCGGGGGATGGGCGTGGCGAGGATCAGGGCGGTGCAGCCGCGCGGGCGGGAGGCGCGGGTGGTGCAGGGTTCCAGCGAGGTGTAGAGGGTGGCGGTGGCC containing:
- a CDS encoding phosphatase PAP2 family protein, producing MINSREVDPGGLSRLLSGVRSAVLAGRGGGRPAPLVEAAFLLLVILLFSRVHAVVATDAAVATANALTLQSIERALHLDIALGANRWLTEHPFLIQPAVYYYRLYYLALFGVLVWVFVRHAEVYLRVRRTLVAMTILVLPVYWAVPMSPPRFALPGVVDIIATYDIFGGHATRDASGGASVFTAMPSMHVGWSLWCAYAVWYALRDSHPRGAPLAWIFPLGMVAVVLVTGNHYVLDIAGSVALLAVSLAVVAVWNRFAEKGLTRRSPDERVRRGRPHHDFRDVP